The uncultured Paludibaculum sp. sequence AGCGCCGGCGATCGCACTCTCAACCGCTGGTTCAATACCGGCGCTTTCACCGTCCAGCCTTCATTCACCCTGCGCAGCCTGTCCGTCCGCTCAGCCTCTCTCATCGGCGACGCCCTCAGCAAGATGGATCTGTCGCTGTCCAAATCCACCACCATCGCTGAGCGCTTCAGCGTCGAGTTCCGCGCCGAGGCCTTCAACGCCACCAACCGCGTCCAGTTCGGCAACCCCGACGTCAACCCGGCCAGCGCCGCCTACGGCACCGTCAACAGCCAGGTCAGCGTCCCCCGGGAAATCCAGCTCGGCCTCCGCATCGGCTTCTGACCCGTCGACTGTGGTCCCATGTTCTCGATGGACGTCAGCATGCTTACACGACGACAACTGCTTCTTTCGGCCGCGTCTGCTCCGCTGCTCGCGCAGCAGACGCTCCACAACGGCATCGTCCTGCCCGCGGATTGGCCGCCCTCGCGCCAGTCCCTCGAATACAAGCCGATGCCCGTGCCCTATCTCGAGCAGCCGCCCAGCCTCATCCCCATCGACCTGGGCCGGCAGCTCTTTGTCGACGACTTCCTCATCGAACAATCCACCCTGCGGCGGGTGTTTCACCAACCCAGCTACCATCCGGCCAGCCCCGTGCTCAAACCGGACCGCCCCTGGGAGACAACCGCCCAGGGATCCGCCTCCATGGTCTTCAGCGACGGCGTCTGGTTCGACCCCCAGGACCAGTTGTTCAAGCTCTGGTACATGGCCGGCTACTGGGGCCCGCTGGCCTACGCCTGTTCCCGCGACGGTATCCACTGGGATAAGCCCAAGCTCGACGTCAAACCCGGCACCAACATCGTCCTCGACATCCCGCGCGGCTCCACCACCGTCTGGCTCGATCACAACGAACCCAATCCCGCGCGCCGCTTCAAGCTCTTCCGCCAGATGGGCGGCGAACGTCCGCCGCGTTTCGCCCTCCACTACTCGCCCGACGGCATTCATTGGAGCGGCGTGGCCGCCCTCAGCGGCACCGCCAAGGATCGCAGCACCCTGTTCTACAACCCCTTCCGCCGCAAGTGGGTCTTCAGCCTGAAGGACGACAATGCAGACCAGCGCATGCGCCTCTACTGGGAGAGCGACAACCTGGAAGACGGCTTCTTCTGGACGAAGCGGACCACCCCTGTCTGGGTCGGCGCCGATCCGCTCGACCCCCAGCGCCCCGATCTCAAACGGCGGGCCGAACTCTACAATCTCGACGCCGTCGCCTACGAAGGCCTGCTCCTCGGCCTCTTCAGCATCTGGAAAGGCCAGCCCACTGATCGCCCCAAACCAAACCAGGTGATGGCCGGCTTCAGCCGCGATGGCTTTCACTGGCATCGCCCCTGCCGCGATGCCCTCCTGCCGGTCTCCGAAAGACAGGGCGACTGGAATTGGGGCAACGTCCAGTCGGCGGGCGGCTGCGTGCTGGTCGTGCGCGACAAGCTCTATTTCTACGCCTCCGGCCGCGCCGGCGTCCCCGGCACCAAACAGGATGGCGTCTGCACCACCGGCCTCGCCATCCTGCGCCGCGACGGTTTCGCGTCGCTTCGCGCCGGTGCCTCGGGCGGCGTGCTCACCACCCGTCTGCTCCGCTTCTCCGGCTCCCAGCTCTTTGTCAATCTGGAAGCCCCCAACGGCGAGTTGCGCGTCGAGATTCTCGATGCCGAAGGCAATATCGCCGCCGGCTGTTCCCGCGCCCACTGCATCCCCCTGCGCGGAGACAGCACCCTCCTGCAGGTTCGCTGGCAAGGCGTGAACGACCTCTCCCGCCTGCACGGCCTACCCTTGCGCTTCCGCTTCCATCTTGTGAATGGCGGCCTCTATTCCTTCTGGGTCAGCCCCGACTCCTCCGGCGCCAGCCGCGGTTATGTCGGCGCCGGCGGGCCCGGCTTCCAGGGACCCATGGACTTTGCCGGCAAGGCCGCGCTCGGCCTGAGCGTCGACCGCTCCTCTAGCTCCGATCAGGCCAATTGAAAGGCTCTCTCCTCATGAATCGACGACTCTTCCTCCAGTGGCCGGCCCTTGCCCTGGCCGCCCCCCGCCGCCCCTTGCCCGCCTTCCCCGGGGCCGAAGGCTTCGGGGCCTATACCCGGGGCGGCCGCTACGGCGCGGTCCGCTTCGTCACCAATCTCAACGACTCCGGCCCCGGCAGCCTCCGCGCAGCCGTCGAAGCTTACAACCCGCGCACCATCCTCTTCCGCGTCGCTGGCGTCATCTCGCTCCAGTCGCCCCTCGTCGTGAAGAACCCGTTCGTCACCATCGCCGGCCAGACTGCCCCCGGCGACGGCGTCTGCCTGCGCCGCTTCGGCCTCGTCGTCGACACTCACGACGTCGTCATCCGCTTCCTCCGCAGCCGCCCCGGAGACGAAGCCGGCCAGGAGGTCGATGGCATCTCCATCGTCGGCAACAGCCGCAACGTGATCGTCGACCACTGCTCGGCCAGTTGGAGCATCGATGAGTGCCTGTCCGTCAGCGGCACCGTGGCCGATATCACTGTCCAGTGGTGCCTCATCGCGGAAGGCCTCCACCGCAGCATCCACGGCGACGGGCCCCACAGCATGGGCTCCCTCATCCGCGCCGTCGGCGGCGTCAGCCTGCACCACAACCTCTGGCTCCACCACGACTCCCGCAACCCTCGCCTCGGCCATCAGCAGCCCGACATTCCCGTCGTCTACGACGTCCGTAACAACGTGATGTACAACTACGGCACCACCTGCTCCGGCCTTGCCGACGGCTCCATTCGCGTCAACTACGCCGGCAACTACATCAAACCCGGCCCCTTCTCCCGCCCCGGCCGCACTCCGATCATCATGCACAAATTCCCCGGCGCGCAGTTCTATCTCGAAGGCAACCGCTTCCTGGGCGACGAGAAGCTCTCCGCCGACAACCGCCTCATGATCGACCGGCCCATCGTGGACGGCCTGCGCGTCGCCACCATCGTGCCCAAACCCTTTGACGCTCCGCCTGTGACAACCACCTCCGCCGCCGAGGCCTATCAGGCCGTGTTGAAAGGCGTGGGCGCGCTCCGGCCCACCCGCGACAAAGTTGACCAGCGCCTCCTGGCCGACGTGGCCGCCGGCACCGGCGCCATCATCGACTCCCAATGGGAAGTCGGCGGTTGGCCCGAGTATCGCGCCGCCCTCCCTCCGCGGGACGCCGACCGCAACGGTCTGCCCGACGATCTCCCGCCTTCGGCCCAACCCTCCGACGGCGTCGCGCCAGACGAGGAATATTCTCCGCTCGAGCGCTACCTCAACCACCTCGCTGAAGTCCGCTAACGGGGAGGGCGGCGCGACTCCAGGCCTCTAGCGCCGGCCGCGCCGGTGTCCCCGCCCCTTTTGTTTACTTGACCGGTGGCCCGACCCGTGGTTCACTATGCCTAGTACGATACCCCTATCGTGATAGGTATGCCGCCACAGAACTCAGCTCAAATCGCCCTGGATCTCCTGATCCTCACCTTGCTCGACCGCCGCGGTCCGCTCCACGGCTACGCGCTCGCCAACTTCATCGAAGATCTTTCCGATGAGGCACTTCGCGTCGAGGAGGGCTCCCTATACCCGGCCCTCCACCGCATGGAGGAGAAAGGCTGGGTGGCCGCCGAGTGGACCATCACCGAAAGCAAACGCCGAGCTCGCCAGTACAGCATCACTACGCAGGGACAAAGCCAGCTATTCGCCGAGGCCCAACGTTGGGCTGGCTTCTCGATGGGCGTCGCCCGCGTCCTGCAACAGGCTTAAGGAGGTCCCATGAGCTGGCTATCCCGACTGAAGAATGCGATCCGTCCAGCCCCGCTGGAAGCCGAGCTAGAGGACGAGTTCCGCGAGCACGTGGAGCAGCGTGCCAAACGCCTGGCAGCAACGGGTCTCACGGCCGAGGAAGCACGCCGTCAGGCCGCGCTCCGCTTCGGTAACTCGACCCTCATCCGGGAACGGAGCCGCGACATCCGGCTGTGGATGGGCTTGGAAACCGCCCTCCAGGACCTCCGCTACGGCTGGCGCGCCCTGCGCCGCAACCCGGTCTTCGCCGTCACGGCGGTTCTTTCCCTCAGTCTGGCGATCGGCGCGAACACCGCCATCTATTCAGTGGTCGACGCAGCCATCCTGCGCAAACTGCCCGTTCCGGAGCCGGATCGTCTGATCTACTTGGCCACTTCCCCGGTTCAGCAGCCCGGCGCGGAGCCCGAAGACGAGCGCACCTCGTTCAACTACCCCCTGTTCACTCGTTTCCGGGAGGCGGCCGGCGATTCTGCCCGTCTCGTTGTCGCTGGTTACCCAGACTTGGTGGAGGTCCGCGATTCCTCGCCAGGAGCACCGATCGAAAAGGTCACCCGGACGTACGTCTCTGGTGAATTCTTTCAGGCATTTGCCGTCACGCCGGCGCTGGGCCGCCTATTCACTGCTGACGACGACAAGGTCCCCGGAGGACACCCTGTCGTGGTGGTGAGCTACGACTACTGGCAACGCCACTATCACGGCGACCCAGGTGTTACCGGTCGGACCCTGCTCCACAGCAAGACCCTCTACACGATCATCGGTGTGGCCCGTGAGGGCTTTTTCGGCAACGAGCCCAGCCGCTTCGTCGACATCTGGATGCCGGCCATGATGTACCAGAAGGAAGCGTTCACCAATGAAGGCTGGCACTGGATGCGCGTCGCCGGCCGGCTTGGCCCCGGCGCCACTCGCGAGCAGGTGGCCGCCCGGCTCCAACCCGTCCTGACCCGTTTCAACGAAAGCCGGGCGAAGCGCTTCACCACGATGCCCGCGGTCATCCGGAAGCAGTTTCTAGAGATGAGAATCTTCGTGCAGCCCTCTGCCCGAGGCATTTCCGGGTTCCGCAAGACCTTCGAGCGGCCTCTCTGGATCGTGCTCGGAGTTGCAGCCGCCATCCTCCTCATCGCCTGCGCCAATGTGGCCAGCCTACTGCTCGCCCGCGCCGCCGCCCGCGCCGCCGAGATGGCCATGCGGATCTCCCTGGGCGCGGCCCGTCTGCGGCTGGTTCGCCAGTTGTTGACTGAAAGCCTCATGCTCGCCTGCCTGGCTGGAGCGCTGGGCTGGCTCATCGCCCGGTTGGCGGCGCCGGCCGTGGTTGCGATGCTGGCCACTCGTGGGGATCCTTACCGGTTCGCGCTAGAAATGGACTCGCGCGTCCTGCTCTTCTGCGCGCTCATCTCCGCCGTCGCTACCTTACTCTTCGGCATGCTGCCCGCGTGGCAAGCGTCGGGGACGCAGCCCATGCAGGTGCTGCGCGGTGTGGCCACCCATGGCAGCCGCTTGCGCCTGGGCCGCCTCTTCGTCGGCATCCAGGTCGCCTTTGCCTTCTGCCTCGTCATGGCCGGAGCCTGTTTTCTGTTCAGCTTGAAGAATCTGCGGGCCGTCGATGCCGGCTTCGACCCGCACCATCTGGCCCTCTTCTCCGTCAGCAACGAATTGGGCGACAAAGAGCACTCCAGGCAGCTCGACCTGATGACGCAACTCCGTGACCGTGTGGCGGCCCTCCCCGGCATTCAGGGCGCAGCCGTAGCCCCCTGGGCCGTTCTGGAAGGCAGCACGTGGACCGACCAAGTCTTCATCCCAGGCAAGTCGCCCAGTGACCGGGAGGAGATCTTCTACCCTGTCTCACCTGGCTACTTCAACACCATGCGGATGCGCCTGTTGGCCGGCCGCGATTTCGCACCGCGCGAGAAACAAGACGACGCTCTCATCGCCACCGTGGTCAATATGGCCTTTGTCCGCAAGTATTTCGACGCCCAGGATCCCGCCGTCGCCCTGGACCGGCAGTTCCAACACTCCAAGCAACCCGTGATGGCCGATCATCGAATCGTGGGCGTGGTGAACGACGCGCTGTACACCAACCTGCGGAAAGCGCCAGTCCCGATGGTCTACCTGCCGGTGAACGGCAGCGGCTATTTCAGCCTGCACGTCCGGTCAGGTCTCGACTTGGCCTCGTTGGCTCGCCTGGTCGACAGGGAGTCCTCCGCCCTCGGCTCCGGCTCCCGGCTTCGCGAAGTCACCACGCTCGACACCCTCATCGGCAACACCCTGCTGCGCGAGCGGTTGCTGGCCGTCATCGGCGGCACCTTCGCCCTGCTGGGGTTGATCCTGGCGGCCATCGGCCTCTTCGGTCTGCTGAACTACTCCGTTGCCCGCCGGACCCGCGAAATCGGCATCCGTTCCGCCCTCGGCGCACAGCGCGGAGAGATTGTCATGTTGGTGGGCAAGGACTTAGCCGGCATGGTCGGAGGCGGGCTGCTCGCCGGACTGGTGGCCTCGCTGGGTCTCATCACCCTGGTGCGCTCGCTGCTTTTCGGCATCCGCAGCGTCGACCCGCTGGTTATCGGATCCGCCACGGCCGTCTTTGCCCTGGTCGCCCTGATGGCCGGAGCGTGGCCAGCCGGTCGCGCCGCCGCTGTCGACCCGGTGGTTGCGCTACGCAGCGAGTAAGCCCTAAAACTTGTAGTTCAGCTCGATGTAGGCGAACTGCGCATCCTGGTTCTTGGGGTAGATCGTTCGCATCGCTGCCTTGCCGTCCACGTAGGCGTAGTAGCCGGTGACGGCCCAGTGCGGGTTGATGGTCCAGTCGATACTGGTATCCCATTGATTCGCAAGACTCTTTGCCTTGCCCGTGTTGCGGCCGATGAAACCGAACGTCCAGGGCTGGAAGGCGCCGCCGCCCACATACCAAAGGTCGTTGCGGTTGGCCAGGGCCAGCGAGTGGAACTCGGAACGGATCGTCACCGCCTTGTGTGGCCGCAGCGCCAGGATTCCGTAGATGTCCCGGTTGTTCATCATGTTATAGAACGGGATGCGGGCATACGGGCGCGGTGTCGGCAGCATCTGGAAGTAGGATCCATGCCTGTTGTCCAGCGGGTCATCGTCGCCGCCCGTCCGCGTAATGCCGCCCATCAGCCAGGGCTTCAGCTTCGGCAACGCCTTCGGCTGCCATCCGGCCTCCAGATCGAACGCGTTCGACCGGTGGTCCTGTCGGCCCCACTTGCCGCTCTGGAGCATGCCCCACAGCATGAAGTCGAAGATGCCCGCCGAGGTCTCCGTCCTGTGGATGTAGTGGCCGCCGTAGGTGCCGATGCGGATGTTGTTCATATCGAGCTGCCGTACCGCCGCCGCCCGGTTGTCGGTCTTGAGCACGTGGCGCCAGTCCTGGTAGTACACCGCCAGCGCCCGCCACTCACCTACGTTCTTGCCCTTGCCCACCTGGCCGGTGGCGGATCCATACGAGAACCCGGTCTTGAGATTGCCCCAGCCGTCCACCTGGAACGCGCCGCGCGTCGTCAGGGCGCTGACTAGGGAATAGGTGATGTTTCTCTTGGACGCCTTGTACTCGAAGCCGTCAAAACTGCGGCCGACATGCGACCAGCCGAAGGGGCCGATGATCCGCTGCGTCACGCGGTCGCGCTTGA is a genomic window containing:
- a CDS encoding PadR family transcriptional regulator translates to MPPQNSAQIALDLLILTLLDRRGPLHGYALANFIEDLSDEALRVEEGSLYPALHRMEEKGWVAAEWTITESKRRARQYSITTQGQSQLFAEAQRWAGFSMGVARVLQQA
- a CDS encoding ABC transporter permease, which codes for MSWLSRLKNAIRPAPLEAELEDEFREHVEQRAKRLAATGLTAEEARRQAALRFGNSTLIRERSRDIRLWMGLETALQDLRYGWRALRRNPVFAVTAVLSLSLAIGANTAIYSVVDAAILRKLPVPEPDRLIYLATSPVQQPGAEPEDERTSFNYPLFTRFREAAGDSARLVVAGYPDLVEVRDSSPGAPIEKVTRTYVSGEFFQAFAVTPALGRLFTADDDKVPGGHPVVVVSYDYWQRHYHGDPGVTGRTLLHSKTLYTIIGVAREGFFGNEPSRFVDIWMPAMMYQKEAFTNEGWHWMRVAGRLGPGATREQVAARLQPVLTRFNESRAKRFTTMPAVIRKQFLEMRIFVQPSARGISGFRKTFERPLWIVLGVAAAILLIACANVASLLLARAAARAAEMAMRISLGAARLRLVRQLLTESLMLACLAGALGWLIARLAAPAVVAMLATRGDPYRFALEMDSRVLLFCALISAVATLLFGMLPAWQASGTQPMQVLRGVATHGSRLRLGRLFVGIQVAFAFCLVMAGACFLFSLKNLRAVDAGFDPHHLALFSVSNELGDKEHSRQLDLMTQLRDRVAALPGIQGAAVAPWAVLEGSTWTDQVFIPGKSPSDREEIFYPVSPGYFNTMRMRLLAGRDFAPREKQDDALIATVVNMAFVRKYFDAQDPAVALDRQFQHSKQPVMADHRIVGVVNDALYTNLRKAPVPMVYLPVNGSGYFSLHVRSGLDLASLARLVDRESSALGSGSRLREVTTLDTLIGNTLLRERLLAVIGGTFALLGLILAAIGLFGLLNYSVARRTREIGIRSALGAQRGEIVMLVGKDLAGMVGGGLLAGLVASLGLITLVRSLLFGIRSVDPLVIGSATAVFALVALMAGAWPAGRAAAVDPVVALRSE
- a CDS encoding alginate export family protein, producing the protein MRQYLFATLFVCTAVLGQEPIKVGGVTISGSLRSRTEMWDYFQGDANSDYAFSGNIFKLSFAQTTRKLDWQFELAAPFLLGLPNDAIAAAPQLQLGLGGNYFGANDARRHAGMVFPKQGYLRFKGLFGDKDQSLRVGRFEWMDGGEVTPKDPTLAALKRDRVTQRIIGPFGWSHVGRSFDGFEYKASKRNITYSLVSALTTRGAFQVDGWGNLKTGFSYGSATGQVGKGKNVGEWRALAVYYQDWRHVLKTDNRAAAVRQLDMNNIRIGTYGGHYIHRTETSAGIFDFMLWGMLQSGKWGRQDHRSNAFDLEAGWQPKALPKLKPWLMGGITRTGGDDDPLDNRHGSYFQMLPTPRPYARIPFYNMMNNRDIYGILALRPHKAVTIRSEFHSLALANRNDLWYVGGGAFQPWTFGFIGRNTGKAKSLANQWDTSIDWTINPHWAVTGYYAYVDGKAAMRTIYPKNQDAQFAYIELNYKF